The following coding sequences are from one Triticum aestivum cultivar Chinese Spring chromosome 5A, IWGSC CS RefSeq v2.1, whole genome shotgun sequence window:
- the LOC123102712 gene encoding heptahelical transmembrane protein 4, which yields MEERPMASSTSCKGSDHDDKSKEHKCELIGYEALPEWLKDNEYIHGYYRCEWPLKETILSIFSIHNETLNVWSHLVGFLLFLCLTILTAMVIPRDCSISGGGNTFDDAPLTRSYWGDLMAMANMTGALKHEAAACLLLPPAAADLSGNEEEIPNSCPPNTSSSPSHHHVALIQDASAAPRAADAASADPITRWPMFAYLCGAMVCLLTSSACHLVLCHSERMAYVTLRLDYAGIAALIVTSFYPVVYYSFLCHPGLQRLYIGFITAFGAAAVTVSLVPVFQAPEFRPLRAGLFSCMGVSGLIPVAHKLVLYGGRREAAVTACYEALMGALYGLGAAVYAARVPERWFPGRFDLVGHSHQLFHLFVIAGAYAHYLGGVEYLKWRDADRCW from the exons ATGGAGGAGAGACCAATGGCCTCTTCCACTTCCTGCAAAGGCTCTGACCACGACGACAAGAGCAAGGAGCACAAGTGCGAGCTGATCGGCTATGAGGCGCTGCCGGAGTGGCTCAAGGACAACGAGTACATCCACGGCTACTACCGGTGCGAGTGGCCGTTGAAGGAGACCATCCTCAGCATCTTCTCCATCCACAACGAGACCCTCAACGTCTGGTC GCATTTGGTAGGATTCCTGCTGTTCCTGTGCTTGACGATCCTCACGGCAATGGTGATCCCACGGGACTGCAGCATTAGCGGTGGCGGGAACACGTTTGACGACGCGCCATTGACGAGGAGCTACTGGGGAGATCTGATGGCGATGGCCAACATGACAGGGGCGCTGAAGCATGAGGCAGCCGCCTGCCTCCTCCTGCCTCCAGCTGCCGCAGATTTGTCTGGAAACGAGGAGGAGATCCCGAACAGCTGTCCACCCAACACATCCTCCTCGCCCTCTCATCACCATGTTGCGCTGATCCAG GACGCGAGCGCGGCGCCACGGGCCGCGGACGCTGCCTCCGCCGATCCGATCACGCGGTGGCCGATGTTCGCGTACCTGTGCGGAGCCATGGTGTGCCTGCTTACGAGCAGCGCGTGCCACCTGGTGCTGTGCCACTCGGAGAGAATGGCGTACGTGACGCTCCGGCTGGACTACGCCggcatcgccgccctcatcgtcaCCTCCTTCTACCCGGTCGTCTACTACTCCTTCCTCTGCCACCCGGGGCTCCAGCGGCTCTACATAGGCTTCATCACCGCCTTCGGCGCCGCGGCGGTCACGGTGTCGCTGGTGCCGGTGTTCCAGGCGCCCGAGTTCCGCCCGCTCCGCGCCGGGCTCTTCTCGTGCATGGGCGTGTCGGGGCTCATCCCCGTCGCGCACAAGCTCGTGCTGTACGGCGGCCGGCGGGAGGCCGCCGTGACGGCGTGCTACGAGGCGCTCATGGGCGCGCTCTACGGGCTCGGCGCCGCCGTCTACGCGGCGCGCGTGCCGGAGCGGTGGTTCCCCGGGCGGTTCGACCTCGTCGGGCACAGCCACCAGCTGTTCCATCTCTTCGTCATTGCCGGCGCGTACGCGCACTACCTCGGTGGCGTCGAGTACCTCAAGTGGAGGGACGCCGACAGGTGCTGGTGA